A region of the Spirochaetota bacterium genome:
ACACGAGCATGATGGTGGTCCTCCTGAAGGTTTTGGAATATTCATAAATGGTGAGTTAAGGTTATTCTACGCATACAATACTGACATAGGTGATGGCTGGGACTCTTTTGAGGTTCATAACAATCCTGAAGAAGTAAGAGAGAGTGCGATAAGGATGGGTATAAATATAGTTTTGTATTCTATTACAAGAAGTAAGCTTGGTAATTTGAATTAGTAAAGGACTTGTGAAAGCATAACTTTAGTAGGGTAATGAGTAGATAAATTCTTGATAAGAAATTAATAGGTTAACATCAGGAATTGTTGTATCAACAACAGAAAAGGGATCTTGAAGATAAGCAAAGTTATAACTACAAAAAGAAGATAGGAAGATATAAGGAGGGTTTGAAGTAAAGGAAAACTTTATCCTAATTAGATTTCTTGACTTCACTGGTATAGTTTTTTGCTAAAGTTGAAAGATGGATAAGTTGAAGTGAAAAATATGGAAGCAAGTTTTAGAAAGTTTTCTGAACTCTAATATTTTGTAATGGTCTGAAGAACTTCACTTGAGGTTGAACCTTCTGGAGGTAGTGATGAAAGATGTTCAATCTGAACTGGACACAAGAGGTAAAGATATTGACAAAGTTGGTATAAAGGGGCTTAAGTATCCAATAGTTCTTCTGGACAAGAATAACAAAACACAACATACGATAGCAGAGATTGATATGTATGTTTTTCTACCAAAGGATTACAGAGGAACGCACATGAGCAGGTTTGTTGAGGTGATAAACCAACACAGAAGAGAAATATCTGTTGAAAGACTTGAACCAATATTGAGACAACTGAAGACTAGGCTTAACTCAAAGAAAGCAGAGATTTCTCTCAAATTTCCATACTTCATTGAAAAGAACTCTCCTGTAAGCAAGAATTATGGACTTAATTACTATGACATCATATTTGATGCTGTTTGTGAAGACAAGTATGAATTTACTCTTACCGTCTCTGCAATTGGTATGTCATTATGCCCTTGTTCAAAGGAGATAAGCAAACATAACGCTCATAATCAAAGGGTTTTAGTATCTGTCTCTCTGAAGATGAAGGGGATTGTATGGATAGAGGAAGTGGTTGATATAATTGAAA
Encoded here:
- the folE2 gene encoding GTP cyclohydrolase FolE2, producing MKDVQSELDTRGKDIDKVGIKGLKYPIVLLDKNNKTQHTIAEIDMYVFLPKDYRGTHMSRFVEVINQHRREISVERLEPILRQLKTRLNSKKAEISLKFPYFIEKNSPVSKNYGLNYYDIIFDAVCEDKYEFTLTVSAIGMSLCPCSKEISKHNAHNQRVLVSVSLKMKGIVWIEEVVDIIEKNVSSPVFVLLKREDEKFVTEHSYDNPKFVEDIVRDVALELDKNPKVTWYSVEAESFESIHPFNAYAYIEKST